A stretch of Labrus bergylta chromosome 19, fLabBer1.1, whole genome shotgun sequence DNA encodes these proteins:
- the LOC110002071 gene encoding toll-like receptor 13, translating to MQPRGGRPGLNNPNTESPVRKPQSYELFQRSLLLAKPAWVSLAKKKSKKLSSAGLKLKINMLHHLTSFSFLLSVLLHLNPSLAYSLKNCAVAHSPYVWDISVVCADRDLTSIPDDIPENATFLDLNTNQILTVNRTDLRGLSKLLYLSMEYNSMSHIDDRAFEDLVHLRDLLLGSNTLTIVTEDMFQGLFRLENLSLEKNLIQYISPKAFQPLTSLQKVNLCYNRLHQLIEIVPILQLPNLRELVAGMNRFSSFETDDLPFNKSSLKILWFNGNPLRKFSVTKDVFPYLEFLDLSKCVPGFEWDVKENNFLRSLKGLYLSGTEVSFEMYRTIFQSAFAVEYIWLSSIKEWLNIGLIKFVCQMPSLTRLNLTLNNIYTLNATLLQPCSQITELVLSSNAMTNLSEKSLRPLNRLEELYLDNNFLHRVPVAVRGLSKLIVLDLSFNDIGELGCFDFLNLTSLLNLFLQNNHILVLRGCAFQDLKELIHLNVESNYISTLHDTFTVSLPKLLIFNMDMNEIQGLRKGDFKGLPSLLDLSLQSVMICFVENGTFYGLHHLKTLALSAYTVNRDIFRGMPNLKYLTLDFPVLGNSLSHHFNKDPPFIHLPFLTSLTIYNSNKKSIVISPNLLCGLRYLEEFAAVTFFTETPHADTFTYTPRLTSLQITNSHVTNLKPELLQPLTNLQALDLPKNKLRSLNFLTRANLSALSWLNLGDNELTMINETILQSLPALTYLDLSGNPLTCDCLSIGFIEWVKNNNQTQVVNAYQYDCYFPPSKQGTKLLDFDVQSCKMELNFLCFISSACLVVLTLITSFMYHFLRWQIVYACCLFLAFLYDSRNRRKGVPHLYDAFISYNVNDEAWVYSEMLPALEGEQGWRLCLQHRDIQPGKLIIENIMDAIYSSRKTICVISRNYLQSEWCSKEFQMASFRLFDEQKDVLILLFLEEIPAQQLSPYYRMRKLVKKRTYLSWPKAGQHTGVFWQSVRRALETEDAPEEDSNLLTAGRAP from the exons ATGCAGCCTAGAGGTGGAAGACCTGGACTCAACAATCCCAACACAGAAAGTCCTGTCCGTAAG CCTCAAAGCTATGAATTGTTTCAGCGTAGTCTGCTGCTTGCCAAGCCAGCTTGGGTTTCACTGGCTAAAAA GAAATCAAAGAAGTTATCTTCAGCAGGGCTGAAACTAAAGATCAACATGCTACACCACCTCACTTCCTTCAGCTTTCTTCTGTCTGTCCTGCTTCATCTTAACCCCTCGCTGGCTTACTCGCTGAAAAACTGTGCTGTGGCGCATTCTCCTTATGTCTGGGATATTTCAGTTGTATGTGCAGATCGGGACCTCACTTCCATTCCTGATGACATTCCTGAAAATGCGACATTCCTGGACTTAAACACAAATCAAATTCTAACTGTGAACAGAACCGATTTAAGGGGATTGTCGAAGCTACTTTACTTATCTATGGAATATAATTCCATGTCACACATTGACGACAGAGCTTTTGAAGACTTGGTACATTTAAGAGATCTTCTCTTGGGTTCTAATACCTTAACAATCGTAACAGAGGACATGTTTCAGGGATTGTTCAGATTAGAGAATCTGTCTCTGGAAAAAAATCTAATCCAATACATCTCCCCAAAGGCCTTTCAGCCACTCACCAGTTTACAGAAAGTGAATCTGTGCTATAACAGGCTTCATCAACTTATTGAAATCGTGCCTATTTTACAACTACCAAACTTAAGGGAGCTAGTAGCGGGAATGAACAGGTTCAGCTCGTTTGAGACTGATGATCTGCCGTTCAACAAATCAAGCCTGAAAATTCTTTGGTTTAACGGGAATCCACTGAGAAAGTTCAGCGTTACGAAAGACGTCTTCCCCTATCTTGAGTTTCTTGATTTGTCCAAATGCGTGCCCGGCTTTGAGTGGGATGTAAAGGAAAATAACTTTCTCAGGAGCTTAAAGGGTTTGTATTTAAGTGGAACTGAAGTAAGCTTTGAAATGTACAGAACCATTTTTCAGAGTGCCTTTGCCGTGGAGTACATCTGGCTTTCTTCCATAAAAGAATGGTTAAATATTGGTCTGATAAAGTTTGTCTGCCAGATGCCTTCTTTAACACGACTTAATTTGACCTTAAACAACATCTACACTTTAAACGCCACTCTGCTTCAGCCTTGCTCTCAAATCACTGAGCTAGTTTTGTCTAGCAATGCCATGACCAACTTGTCTGAGAAATCACTCAGACCATTGAACCGACTCGAGGAATTGTACTTAGATAACAACTTTCTACACAGAGTGCCAGTTGCCGTCAGAGGACTCTCCAAACTTATAGTCCTAGATTTAAGCTTTAATGATATCGGAGAGTTGGGTTGCTTCGACTTTCTGAATCTGACATCATTGTTAAATCTCTTTCTccaaaataatcacattttagtACTCAGAGGATGTGCTTTTCAGGACTTGAAAGAGTTGATACATCTCAACGTTGAATCAAACTACATTAGTACACTGCATGATACCTTCACAGTCAGTTTGCCTAAACTCTTAATTTTCAACATGGACATGAATGAAATTCAGGGCTTGAGAAAAGGAGACTTTAAGGGTTTGCCTTCCCTCCTGGATTTATCTTTACAATCAGTTATGATATGCTTTGTGGAAAATGGGACATTTTATGGACTTCATCATCTTAAAACTCTAGCCTTATCAGCTTACACTGTCAACAGAGACATTTTCAGAGGGATGCCAAACCTTAAATATCTGACACTGGATTTCCCTGTGTTGGGGAACAGCCTGAGCCATCATTTTAATAAAGACCCACCTTTCATCCATCTTCCTTTTCTGACGAGTCTTACAATCTATAACAGCAATAAAAAGAGCATTGTTATCTCACCGAATTTGCTCTGCGGTCTACGATATTTAGAAGAGTTTGCAGCTGTGACATTTTTCACTGAGACACCACACGCAGACACCTTTACATACACCCCTCGTCTGACTAGTCTTCAGATTACCAACAGCCATGTCACAAATCTGAAACCTGAACTGTTACAGCCGTTAACCAACCTGCAAGCTCTCGACCTCCCCAAGAACAAGCTCCGATCTTTGAATTTTCTGACCCGGGCCAACCTGTCTGCACTTAGCTGGTTGAATCTGGGAGACAATGAGTTGACAATGATCAACGAGACGATCCTCCAGTCTCTCCCTGCACTAACATACCTTGACCTTTCTGGTAACCCTTTAACTTGTGACTGCCTCAGTATTGGCTTCATTGAATGGGTGAAGAACAATAACCAAACTCAGGTTGTCAATGCCTACCAGTACGACTGTTACTTTCCTCCAAGCAAACAGGGAACCAAGTTGTTGGACTTTGATGTCCAGTCCTGTAAGATGGAACTCAACTTCCTGTGCTTTATATCCAGCGCTTGTCTTGTTGTGCTAACTCTCATCACGTCGTTCATGTACCACTTCCTGAGGTGGCAGATTGTCTACGCCTGCTGCCTCTTCCTGGCCTTCCTTTATGACAGCAGGAATAGGAGAAAGGGAGTTCCTCACCTCTACGATGCCTTCATCTCCTACAACGTTAACGATGAGGCCTGGGTCTACAGCGAAATGCTTCCAGCGTTGGAGGGAGAGCAGGGCTGGAGGCTCTGTCTGCAACACAGAGACATCCAACCAG GTAAACTCATCATAGAGAACATCATGGACGCCATCTACAGCAGCAGGAAGACCATCTGTGTCATCAGCCGGAACTACCTGCAGAGCGAGTGGTGCTCCAAAGAGTTCCAGATGGCCAG CTTCCGACTCTTTGACGAGCAGAAGGACGTGTTGATTCTGCTGTTTCTGGAGGAGATCCCAGCCCAGCAGCTGTCTCCGTACTATCGCATGAGGAAGCTGGTGAAGAAACGCACCTACTTGAGCTGGCCGAAGGCTGGACAACACACGGGAGTGTTCTGGCAGAGTGTGCGTAGAGCTCTGGAGACAGAGGATGCTCCCGAAGAGGATAGCAATCTGCTCACGGCCGGCAGAGCTCCGTAA
- the LOC136177085 gene encoding L-rhamnose-binding lectin CSL2-like isoform X1: MEFVQRISHVFLLTLLCCGTMTTQGKYSASASEKALTCDLQDPAQRLNCYGGLILVRNVEVSHREADVCVDGVPPERLEAPLCSPMPVLNLVKRRCNGHHRCWFPMASCHAAKPCLTRCVWMETTYTCEAGRIHFVCQKRKATLYCGSQVVKVLMANYGRTSKKVCRYRAPHSQPPSTTCRLPNTLQVMADRCDGKHVCSVRASNLIFSNPCPGTRKYLKYSYTCVDPGKTEDRI; encoded by the exons ATGGAGTTTGTTCAGAGAATCAGCCATGTTTTCT tacTCACATTGCTCTGCTGCGGCACGATGACAACACAAGGTAAATACTCAGCCTCAGCCTCAG AGAAGGCGTTGACCTGTGACCTACAGGACCCGGCTCAGAGGCTGAACTGCT atgGTGGTTTGATCTTAGTTAGGAATGTGGAGGTGAGTCACAGGGAGGCCGATGTTTGTGTCGATGGCGTTCCACCTGAGCGTCTGGAGGCCCCGCTCTGCTCGCCGATGCCCGTTCTCAACTTAGTAAAGAGGAG GTGTAACGGTCATCACAGGTGTTGGTTCCCGATGGCGTCATGTCACGCAGCCAAACCCTGCCTGACCAGGTGTGTTTGGATGGAGACCACGTACACCTGTGAGGCTGGGA GAATCCACTTTGTGTGTCAGAAAAGGAAGGCAACCCTTTACTGTG GGTCTCAGGTGGTCAAAGTGCTGATGGCTAACTATGGCAGGACCAGTAAGAAGGTTTGCAGGTACCGCGCCCCCCACAGTCAGCCGCCCAGCACCACCTGCAGACTCCCCAACACTCTGCAGGTGATGGCGGACAG ATGTGATGGTAAACACGTTTGTTCAGTCCGAGCCTCGAACCTCATCTTCTCCAACCCGTGTCCTGGGACCCGAAAGTACTTGAAGTACTCGTACACCTGCGTAGATCCGG GAAAAACTGAGGACAGGATCTGA
- the LOC136177128 gene encoding toll-like receptor 13, whose product MFQGLFRLENLSLEKNQIQYISPKAFQPLTRLQKVNLCYNRLHQLTEIVPILQLPNLRELVAGMNRFSSFETDDLPFNKSSLKILWFNGNPLRKFSVTKDVFPYLEFLDLSKCVPGFEWDVKENNFLRSLKGLYLSGTEVSFEMYRTIFQSAFAVEYIWLSSIKEWLNIGLIKFVCQMPSLTRLNLTLNNIYTLNATLLQPCSQITELVLSSNAMTNLSEKSLRPLNRLEELYLDNNFLHRVPVAVRGLSKLIVLDLSFNDIGELGCFDFLNLTSLLNLFLQRNRISVLRGCAFKDLKELTELNIESNPVYTMHDTFTVSLRKLFILNMNMNGFQGLRKGDFKVLPSLQALYLQSLMICSVENGTFYGLHHLITLALSAYTVNRDIFRGMPNLKNLTLYLPASGNSLSHQFNEDPPFVFLPFLTSLTIYNSNKKSIVISPNLLCGLQYLEEFTAVTFFTETPHTDTFTYTPRLTSLQITNSHVTNLKPELFQPLTNLQALDLPKNKLRSLNFLTRANLSALIWLNLRDNELTMINETILQSLPALTYLDLSGNPLTCDCLSIGFIEWVKNNNQTQVVNAYQYDCYFPPSKQGTKLLDFDVQSCKMELNFLWQIVYACCLFLAFLYDSRNRRKGFPHLYDAFISYNVNDEAWVYREMLPALEGEQGWRLCLHHRDFQPGKPIIENIMDAIYSSRKTICVISWNYLQSEWCSKEFQMASFRLFDEQKDVLILLFLEEIPAQQLSPYYRMRKLVKKRTYLSWPKAGQHTGVFWQSVRRALETEDAPEEDSNLLTAGRAP is encoded by the exons ATGTTTCAGGGATTGTTCAGATTAGAGAATCTGTCtctggaaaaaaatcaaatccaaTACATCTCCCCAAAGGCCTTTCAGCCACTCACCAGATTACAGAAAGTGAATCTGTGCTATAACAGGCTTCATCAACTTACTGAAATCGTGCCTATTTTACAACTACCAAACTTAAGGGAGCTAGTAGCGGGAATGAACAGGTTCAGCTCGTTTGAGACTGATGACCTGCCGTTCAACAAATCAAGCCTGAAAATTCTTTGGTTTAATGGGAATCCACTGAGAAAGTTCAGCGTTACGAAAGACGTCTTCCCCTATCTTGAGTTTCTTGATTTGTCCAAATGCGTGCCCGGCTTTGAGTGGGATGTAAAGGAAAATAACTTTCTCAGGAGCTTAAAGGGTTTGTATTTAAGTGGAACTGAAGTAAGCTTTGAAATGTACAGAACCATTTTTCAGAGTGCCTTTGCCGTGGAGTACATCTGGCTTTCTTCCATAAAAGAATGGTTAAATATTGGTCTGATAAAGTTTGTCTGCCAGATGCCTTCATTAACACGACTTAATTTGACCTTAAACAACATCTACACTTTAAACGCCACTCTGCTTCAGCCTTGCTCTCAAATCACTGAGCTAGTTTTGTCTAGCAATGCCATGACCAACTTGTCTGAGAAATCACTCAGACCATTGAACCGACTCGAGGAATTGTACTTAGATAACAACTTTCTACACAGAGTGCCAGTTGCCGTCAGAGGACTCTCCAAACTCATAGTCCTAGATTTAAGCTTCAATGATATTGGAGAGTTGGGTTGCTTTGACTTTCTGAATCTGACATCATTGTTAAATCTCTTTCTCCAAAGAAATCGCATTTCAGTACTCAGAGGATGTGCTTTTAAAGACCTGAAAGAGTTGACAGAACTCAATATTGAATCAAACCCAGTTTATACAATGCATGATACCTTCACAGTCAGTTTGCGGAAACTCTTCAttttgaacatgaacatgaatgGTTTTCAGGGCTTGAGAAAAGGAGACTTTAAAGTTTTGCCGTCCCTCCAGGCTTTGTATTTACAATCATTGATGATATGCAGTGTGGAAAATGGGACATTTTATGGACTTCATCATCTTATAACTCTAGCCTTATCAGCTTACACTGTCAACAGAGACATTTTCAGAGGGATGCCAAACCTAAAAAATCTGACACTGTATCTCCCTGCATCTGGGAACAGCCTGAGCCATCAATTTAATGAAGATCCCCCTTTcgtctttcttccttttctgaCGAGTCTTACAATCTATAACAGCAATAAAAAGAGCATTGTTATCTCACCGAATTTGCTCTGCGGTCTACAATATTTAGAAGAGTTTACAGCTGTGACATTTTTCACTGagacaccacacacagacacctttACATACACCCCTCGTCTGACTAGTCTTCAGATTACCAACAGCCATGTCACAAATCTGAAACCTGAACTGTTTCAGCCGTTAACCAACCTGCAAGCTCTTGACCTCCCCAAGAACAAGCTCCGATCTTTGAATTTTCTGACCCGGGCCAACCTGTCTGCACTAATCTGGTTGAATCTGAGAGACAATGAGTTGACAATGATCAACGAGACGATCCTCCAGTCTCTCCCTGCACTAACATACCTTGACCTTTCTGGTAACCCTTTAACTTGTGACTGCCTCAGTATTGGCTTCATTGAATGGGTGAAGAACAATAACCAAACTCAGGTTGTCAACGCCTACCAGTACGACTGTTACTTTCCTCCAAGCAAACAGGGAACCAAGTTGTTGGACTTTGATGTTCAGTCCTGTAAGATGGAACTCAACTTCCT GTGGCAGATTGTCTACGCCTGCTGCCTCTTCCTGGCCTTCCTTTATGACAGCAGGAATAGGAGAAAGGGATTTCCTCACCTCTACGATGCCTTCATCTCCTACAACGTTAACGATGAGGCCTGGGTCTACAGAGAGATGCTTCCAGCGTTGGAGGGAGAGCAGGGCTGGAGGCTCTGTCTGCACCACAGAGACTTCCAACCAG GTAAACCCATCATAGAGAACATCATGGACGCCATCTACAGCAGCAGGAAGACCATCTGTGTCATCAGCTGGAACTACCTGCAGAGCGAGTGGTGCTCCAAAGAGTTCCAGATGGCCAG CTTCCGACTCTTTGACGAGCAGAAGGACGTGTTGATTCTGCTGTTTCTGGAGGAGATCCCAGCCCAGCAGCTGTCTCCGTACTATCGCATGAGGAAGCTGGTGAAGAAACGTACCTACTTGAGCTGGCCGAAGGCTGGACAACACACGGGAGTGTTCTGGCAGAGTGTGCGTAGAGCTCTGGAGACAGAGGATGCTCCCGAAGAGGATAGCAATCTGCTCACGGCCGGCAGAGCTCCTTAA
- the LOC136177085 gene encoding L-rhamnose-binding lectin CSL2-like isoform X2, translating into MEFVQRISHVFLLTLLCCGTMTTQEKALTCDLQDPAQRLNCYGGLILVRNVEVSHREADVCVDGVPPERLEAPLCSPMPVLNLVKRRCNGHHRCWFPMASCHAAKPCLTRCVWMETTYTCEAGRIHFVCQKRKATLYCGSQVVKVLMANYGRTSKKVCRYRAPHSQPPSTTCRLPNTLQVMADRCDGKHVCSVRASNLIFSNPCPGTRKYLKYSYTCVDPGKTEDRI; encoded by the exons ATGGAGTTTGTTCAGAGAATCAGCCATGTTTTCT tacTCACATTGCTCTGCTGCGGCACGATGACAACACAAG AGAAGGCGTTGACCTGTGACCTACAGGACCCGGCTCAGAGGCTGAACTGCT atgGTGGTTTGATCTTAGTTAGGAATGTGGAGGTGAGTCACAGGGAGGCCGATGTTTGTGTCGATGGCGTTCCACCTGAGCGTCTGGAGGCCCCGCTCTGCTCGCCGATGCCCGTTCTCAACTTAGTAAAGAGGAG GTGTAACGGTCATCACAGGTGTTGGTTCCCGATGGCGTCATGTCACGCAGCCAAACCCTGCCTGACCAGGTGTGTTTGGATGGAGACCACGTACACCTGTGAGGCTGGGA GAATCCACTTTGTGTGTCAGAAAAGGAAGGCAACCCTTTACTGTG GGTCTCAGGTGGTCAAAGTGCTGATGGCTAACTATGGCAGGACCAGTAAGAAGGTTTGCAGGTACCGCGCCCCCCACAGTCAGCCGCCCAGCACCACCTGCAGACTCCCCAACACTCTGCAGGTGATGGCGGACAG ATGTGATGGTAAACACGTTTGTTCAGTCCGAGCCTCGAACCTCATCTTCTCCAACCCGTGTCCTGGGACCCGAAAGTACTTGAAGTACTCGTACACCTGCGTAGATCCGG GAAAAACTGAGGACAGGATCTGA